A stretch of the Camarhynchus parvulus chromosome 4, STF_HiC, whole genome shotgun sequence genome encodes the following:
- the RPL7L1 gene encoding 60S ribosomal protein L7-like 1 has translation MAELEEPRRRIPLVPENLLKKRKAYLAIKATQAKQALLNKRKQQKGKQIQFRRLETFVRDSWRKRRDDTRLRRMEQRPGQAAAPQESKLAFVVRIVDIKGVTKRVRRVIELLRLKKNYTGVFVKLSPLSLKMLRIVEPYVAWGQPNLKSVRELILKRGQAKIKKKRVPLTDNVLIEEHLGGCGIICLEDLIHEIYSTGKYFKRVTSFLWPFHLSVARHASRNRVGFLKEMGKPGFRGDAINQLIRQLN, from the exons ATGGCGGAGCTGGAGGA GCCGAGGCGGCGGATCCCGCTGGTGCCGGAGAACTTGCTGAAGAAGAGGAAGGCGTACCTGGCCATCAAGGCCACCCAGGCCAAGCAGGCGCTGCTCAACAAACGCAAG cagcagaaggggaagCAGATCCAGTTCAGGCGCCTGGAGACGTTTGTTCGGGATTCATGGCGCAAACGCCGGGATGACACCCGCCTGAGGCGCATGGAGCAGAggcctgggcaggcagcagcaccacaggagAGCAAACTGGCCTTTGTCGTGAGGATTGTGGA TATTAAGGGAGTGACCAAGAGGGTGAGGAGAGTGATTGAGTTGCTGCGGCTGAAGAAGAATTACACTGGGGTGTTTGTGAAGCTGAGCCCGCTGTCGCTGAAGATGCTGCGGATCGTGGAGCCTTATGTGGCATGGGG acaGCCTAACCTGAAGTCTGTACGAGAGCTCATCCTGAAACGGGGCCAAGCCAAGATCAAGAAAAAGAGGGTACCTCTGACAGACAACGTGCTGATAGAGGAACATTTAG GGGGCTGTGGTATCATTTGCCTGGAAGACCTTATTCATGAAATCTACTCAACTGGGAAGTATTTCAAGAGAGTAACCAGCTTTCTGTGGCCATTCCATCTGTCGGTGGCTCGGCACGCATCGCGGAACAGAGTGGGTTTCCTCAAGGAGATGGGCAAGCCTGGCTTCAGAGGGGATGCCATCAACCAGCTCATCCGTCAGCTCAACTAG
- the MAD2L1 gene encoding mitotic spindle assembly checkpoint protein MAD2A, with protein sequence MAAQQQLGREHQGITLRGSAELVAEFFSYGINSILYQRGIYPPETFTRVQKYGLTLLVTTDPELANYLNNVTEQMKEWLYKCIVQRLVVVISSIESSEVLERWQFDIECDKTAKDDNGPREKSQKAIQDEIRSVIRQITATVTFLPLLESACAFDLLIYTDKDLAVPAKWEESGPQFIANSEEVRLRSFTTTIHKVNTTVAYKKDSVP encoded by the exons ATGGCGGCGCAGCAGCAGCTCGGCCGGGAGCACCAGGGCATCACCTTGCGCGGCAGCGCCGAGCTCGTCGCCGAGTTCTTCT CCTATGGAATCAACAGCATCCTGTACCAGCGGGGCATCTACCCCCCCGAGACCTTCACCCGCGTGCAGAAGTACGGGCTCACCCTGCTGGTCACCACGGACCCCGAGCTGGCCAACTACCTCAACAACGTGACCGAGCAGATGAAAG AGTGGCTGTACAAGTGCATCGTGCAGCGCCTGGTGGTGGTGATCTCCAGCATCGAGAGCAGCGAGGTCTTGGAGCGGTGGCAGTTTGACATCGAGTGTGACAAAACTGCAAAGGATGACAA TGGACCACGGGAGAAATCTCAGAAGGCAATTCAGGATGAAATTCGCTCTGTCATCAGACAAATAACTGCCACAGTAACCTTCCTGCCACTCTTGGAATCTGCCT GTGCCTTTGACTTGCTGATCTACACTGATAAAGATTTGGCAGTGCCAGCAAAGTGGGAAGAGTCAGGCCCACAGTTCATAGCCAATTCAGAGGAGGTTCGGCTGCGTTCCTTCACCACTACAATCCACAAAGTCAACACCACAGTGGCTTACAAGAAGGATTCTGTTCCATAA